The following proteins are encoded in a genomic region of Deinococcus sp. YIM 134068:
- the hisS gene encoding histidine--tRNA ligase — protein sequence MPLQRPKGTQDHLPEGSPKLGLDVRASAFAHVEDTARRVLERAGASFINTPLFEEAEVYKRGVGGSTDIVRKEMFTVYYFGTHGGYVLRPEGTAGIVRAYLQNGLKQLPAPLKLWTHGPMFRAENVHKGRERQFHQVDYEVLGSSDPLVDAEAIWLMWEVVRALGLTGGRIKLGSIGDPADREGYNAYLREVFTPHLDRLSDDSRDRLERNPMRILDSKSGGDQALIRELEVRPMLDFLGDEARAHFGAVQNYLTAWGVPFDVDPSIVRGLDYYRRTAWELHHEGVGAKSALGGGGRYDGLAAQLGGPEVPAVGWAFGIERLLLALEAEGVALPRAGGPLLFLAAMDEERVGLAAQVALEARAVTRVEFAYRAMKPGSAFREADRRGAALAAVIGSEEAARGVLNVKTLATGVQREVALAELSAFLELERA from the coding sequence ATGTGGAGGACACGGCGCGGCGGGTGCTGGAACGCGCGGGGGCGAGTTTTATAAACACACCACTGTTCGAGGAGGCGGAGGTCTACAAACGCGGCGTTGGCGGGAGCACGGATATCGTCCGCAAGGAGATGTTCACCGTCTATTACTTCGGCACGCACGGTGGGTACGTCCTGCGCCCGGAGGGCACCGCCGGAATCGTGCGCGCCTACCTCCAGAACGGCCTCAAGCAGTTGCCTGCTCCGTTGAAATTGTGGACCCACGGGCCGATGTTCCGCGCTGAGAATGTCCATAAAGGCCGTGAGCGCCAGTTCCATCAGGTCGACTACGAGGTGCTGGGGTCCTCTGATCCCCTCGTGGACGCCGAGGCCATCTGGCTGATGTGGGAGGTCGTGCGCGCCCTGGGTCTGACGGGCGGGCGGATCAAGCTCGGCTCTATCGGCGACCCGGCGGACCGGGAGGGGTACAACGCCTACCTGCGCGAGGTCTTCACCCCACACCTGGACCGGCTCTCGGACGACAGCAGGGACCGACTGGAGCGCAACCCGATGCGGATTCTCGACTCCAAGAGCGGGGGCGATCAGGCGCTGATTCGTGAGTTGGAGGTCCGGCCCATGCTCGACTTCCTGGGGGACGAGGCCCGCGCGCACTTCGGGGCGGTGCAGAACTATCTGACGGCGTGGGGCGTGCCCTTCGACGTGGACCCCTCCATCGTGCGCGGGCTGGACTACTACCGCCGCACGGCATGGGAACTCCACCACGAGGGCGTCGGCGCGAAGTCGGCGCTTGGCGGGGGCGGGCGCTACGACGGGCTGGCCGCGCAACTGGGGGGGCCGGAGGTGCCCGCCGTGGGATGGGCCTTCGGGATCGAGCGGCTGCTCCTCGCGCTGGAGGCGGAGGGGGTGGCGCTGCCGAGGGCGGGCGGCCCGCTGCTCTTCCTCGCCGCGATGGACGAGGAACGGGTCGGGCTGGCGGCTCAGGTGGCCCTCGAAGCCAGAGCCGTCACCCGCGTGGAGTTCGCGTACCGGGCCATGAAGCCGGGCAGCGCCTTCCGGGAGGCCGACCGCCGGGGAGCGGCCCTCGCGGCGGTGATCGGCAGTGAGGAAGCGGCGCGCGGCGTATTGAACGTTAAGACGTTGGCGACCGGGGTTCAGCGTGAGGTGGCGCTGGCCGAACTCAGCGCCTTCTTGGAGTTGGAGCGAGCATGA
- the aspS gene encoding aspartate--tRNA ligase, whose product MKRTCYIGELNERHVGQTVTLQGWVNRRRDLGGLIFIELRDRSGVVQVQVEPDSPAFAEADTVRGEYVVEVEGRFQPRPEGQRKGGTGDYEVIASRVVVLNRAKTPPFELDKGDAVAEDLRLKYRYLDLRRAEMTRHLMLRSKAVAAVTQFLDASGFVQVETPMLTRSTPEGARDFLVPSRLNPGEVYALPQSPQLFKQLLMIAGLDRYYQLARCFRDEDLRADRQPDFTQLDMEMSFVTQDDVLEVQERLMAHVFREVLGHELPLPFPRLTYREAMDRYGSDKPDLRFGLEFADVTDLFRGGEFAAFADAGTVKVLAAAALTRKQLGELERVAKQNGARGLAWVRREGDTFTGGISKFVGGQTALLLERTGVEPGGTLLFAAGEWRAAVTALGAVRLSLRDLLDLASGGPRFHVSWVVDFPQLDFDEDSGSWTYMHHPFTAPHEGDVALFGTGRQGEIRAQAYDLVLNGYEVGGGSIRIHDPAVQARMFAAIGLSEDEARDKFGFFLDALEYGTPPHGGIAWGFDRLVMVMAGASSIREVIAFPKNNRGADPMALAPSPVDAAQLAEVGLQVLGGE is encoded by the coding sequence ATGAAGCGGACCTGTTATATCGGCGAGTTGAACGAGCGTCACGTGGGGCAGACCGTCACCCTTCAGGGGTGGGTGAATCGCCGCCGGGACCTGGGCGGGCTGATCTTCATCGAGCTGCGGGACCGCTCGGGGGTCGTGCAGGTGCAGGTGGAGCCGGACTCCCCGGCCTTCGCGGAGGCCGACACCGTGCGCGGGGAGTACGTGGTGGAGGTGGAGGGCCGCTTCCAGCCGCGTCCGGAGGGACAGCGCAAGGGAGGGACGGGCGACTACGAGGTGATCGCCTCGCGGGTCGTGGTGCTGAACCGGGCGAAGACACCGCCCTTCGAGCTGGACAAGGGCGATGCGGTCGCCGAGGACCTGCGCCTGAAGTACCGCTACCTCGACCTGCGCCGCGCGGAGATGACGCGCCACCTGATGCTGCGCTCGAAGGCGGTGGCGGCGGTGACGCAATTTCTCGACGCCTCCGGCTTCGTGCAGGTGGAAACGCCGATGCTCACGCGCTCGACGCCGGAGGGGGCGCGCGACTTCCTCGTTCCCAGCCGCCTGAACCCCGGTGAGGTCTATGCGCTACCGCAGTCGCCACAACTGTTCAAGCAGCTCCTGATGATCGCGGGGCTGGACCGCTACTACCAGCTCGCCCGCTGCTTCCGCGACGAGGACCTGCGCGCCGACCGCCAGCCCGACTTCACCCAGCTCGACATGGAGATGAGCTTCGTGACGCAAGACGACGTGCTGGAGGTGCAGGAACGCCTGATGGCCCACGTCTTCCGCGAGGTGCTCGGCCACGAGCTGCCTCTCCCCTTCCCCCGCCTGACCTACCGGGAGGCGATGGACCGCTACGGCTCGGACAAGCCAGACCTGCGTTTCGGGCTGGAGTTCGCGGACGTGACCGACCTGTTCCGGGGTGGAGAGTTCGCGGCCTTCGCGGACGCGGGGACGGTGAAGGTCCTCGCGGCGGCGGCCCTGACCCGCAAGCAGTTGGGCGAGCTGGAGCGGGTGGCGAAGCAGAACGGGGCGAGAGGGCTGGCGTGGGTGCGGCGGGAGGGTGACACGTTCACGGGTGGGATCAGCAAGTTTGTCGGCGGGCAGACGGCGCTGCTGCTGGAGCGGACGGGCGTGGAGCCGGGCGGCACCCTGCTCTTCGCGGCGGGCGAGTGGAGGGCAGCGGTGACGGCGCTGGGGGCGGTGCGCTTGAGTCTGCGGGACCTCCTCGATCTGGCCTCGGGCGGGCCGAGGTTCCACGTCTCCTGGGTCGTGGACTTCCCGCAACTGGACTTCGACGAGGACAGCGGGAGCTGGACCTACATGCACCACCCCTTCACGGCACCGCACGAGGGCGACGTGGCCCTGTTCGGGACCGGGCGGCAGGGCGAGATTCGCGCGCAGGCGTACGATCTCGTCCTCAACGGTTACGAGGTCGGCGGCGGTTCCATCCGCATCCACGACCCGGCGGTGCAGGCGCGGATGTTCGCGGCCATCGGGTTGTCGGAGGACGAGGCGCGGGACAAGTTCGGCTTCTTCCTCGACGCGCTGGAATACGGCACGCCCCCCCACGGCGGCATCGCGTGGGGCTTCGACCGCCTCGTCATGGTGATGGCGGGGGCGTCGAGCATCCGCGAGGTCATCGCCTTCCCCAAGAACAACCGGGGTGCCGACCCGATGGCCCTCGCCCCCTCTCCCGTGGACGCGGCCCAGCTCGCCGAGGTGGGCCTGCAGGTGCTCGGGGGGGAATAG
- a CDS encoding dipeptidase, with protein MTSPPLLIDGHLDLAYNAGLGRDLTLDLGALRAADPVAGQTATVTFGELRAAGTRVCFGTLFALPRTPGSPGGYTDHAGARGQALAQLDRYRRWEDGGLVRLLRTGREVEAHLAGPEGALGVVLLMEGADPVRDADDLGFWVEAGVRVIGPAWGRTRYAGGTDAPGGLTDAGRDLVTAMRGLGVALDASHLDDAAFWEALDLGGRVVATHANSRALVPGNRHLTDEMARAVAGRGGVIGLVFLSTFLRAGWEVGQARVPRSEVAAHARHYAGLVGWEHVGLGTDLDGGFGREKVPEGVERYRDVLGVLDVLPAEHRVAVAGENWRRWLTRYLGER; from the coding sequence GTGACCTCCCCTCCCCTGCTGATCGACGGCCACCTCGACCTCGCCTACAACGCCGGGCTGGGGCGGGACCTGACGCTCGACCTGGGGGCGTTGCGGGCGGCGGACCCGGTGGCCGGGCAGACGGCGACGGTGACGTTCGGGGAGCTGAGGGCGGCGGGGACGCGGGTGTGCTTCGGGACCCTCTTCGCGCTGCCGCGCACGCCGGGGAGTCCGGGCGGGTACACGGATCACGCGGGGGCGCGCGGGCAGGCTTTGGCCCAGCTCGACCGGTACCGCCGCTGGGAGGACGGCGGCCTTGTGCGGCTTCTGCGGACCGGGCGGGAGGTGGAGGCCCACCTCGCCGGGCCGGAGGGGGCGCTGGGGGTCGTGCTGCTGATGGAGGGGGCGGACCCGGTGCGGGACGCGGACGACCTGGGGTTCTGGGTGGAGGCGGGCGTGCGGGTGATCGGCCCGGCGTGGGGGCGCACGCGCTACGCGGGGGGCACGGACGCACCGGGGGGATTGACGGACGCGGGGCGCGACCTCGTGACGGCGATGCGGGGGCTGGGGGTGGCGCTCGACGCCTCACACCTCGACGACGCCGCGTTCTGGGAGGCGCTGGACCTGGGCGGGCGGGTCGTGGCGACCCACGCGAACAGCCGCGCGCTGGTGCCCGGCAACCGGCACCTGACCGATGAGATGGCGCGGGCGGTCGCGGGGCGGGGCGGGGTGATCGGGCTGGTGTTCCTGAGCACCTTCCTGCGGGCGGGGTGGGAGGTCGGGCAGGCGCGGGTGCCGCGGTCCGAGGTCGCGGCCCACGCACGGCACTACGCGGGGCTGGTCGGCTGGGAACACGTCGGGCTGGGGACCGATCTGGACGGCGGGTTCGGGCGGGAGAAGGTGCCGGAGGGGGTGGAGCGGTACCGGGACGTGCTGGGCGTGCTGGACGTCCTCCCCGCCGAACACCGGGTGGCGGTGGCGGGGGAGAACTGGCGGCGGTGGCTGACACGGTATCTTGGGGAGCGATGA
- a CDS encoding C40 family peptidase, with product MNVPLATPDLDPRTHALDPQARLAEEALRGRLTGGGWQFVTPTPARVGNARLSLRARPDAVSAQVTEALPGEAVEVVLAREDGWAWVRTLHDRYLGWARLEGLTDTPPPAGGALTVTALRGHAYVEPRISRPVVAELCFGARLTRTPGDEAVEDGRRWLPVTLPGGGEGWVQAVTLAPWEEGDPAAFALRFLETPYVWGGRSAWGLDCSGLTQLAYAATGRVLPRDADQQRAFLTPVSAPRRGDLAFFPGHVGILLDERRMIHANATHMRVTVETFGEGEYGERLVGSLLGFGRWPG from the coding sequence ATGAACGTTCCGCTGGCGACCCCGGACCTCGACCCGCGCACCCACGCCCTCGACCCGCAGGCCCGCCTCGCCGAGGAGGCGTTGCGCGGGCGGCTGACGGGCGGGGGCTGGCAGTTCGTGACGCCGACGCCCGCGCGGGTGGGGAACGCCCGGCTGAGCCTGCGCGCCCGGCCCGACGCCGTGAGCGCGCAGGTGACGGAGGCGCTGCCCGGCGAGGCGGTGGAGGTCGTGCTGGCGCGGGAGGACGGCTGGGCGTGGGTGCGGACCCTCCACGACCGCTACCTGGGGTGGGCAAGGCTGGAGGGGCTGACCGACACGCCTCCTCCGGCGGGCGGGGCGCTGACGGTGACGGCCCTGCGGGGACACGCCTACGTGGAGCCGAGGATCAGCCGCCCGGTGGTGGCGGAGCTGTGCTTCGGTGCCCGGCTGACCCGCACCCCCGGTGACGAGGCGGTCGAGGACGGGCGGCGCTGGCTGCCCGTCACCCTGCCCGGCGGGGGGGAGGGCTGGGTGCAGGCGGTGACGCTGGCCCCGTGGGAGGAGGGGGACCCGGCAGCCTTCGCGTTGCGCTTTCTGGAGACGCCCTACGTCTGGGGGGGCCGCTCCGCGTGGGGGCTGGACTGCTCGGGGCTGACGCAACTGGCGTACGCGGCGACCGGGCGGGTCCTGCCCCGCGACGCCGATCAGCAGCGGGCCTTTCTGACTCCGGTATCAGCGCCCCGGCGCGGCGACCTCGCCTTTTTTCCCGGCCACGTCGGCATCCTGCTCGACGAGCGGCGCATGATTCACGCGAACGCCACCCACATGCGGGTGACGGTGGAGACCTTCGGGGAGGGCGAGTACGGGGAGCGGCTGGTGGGGTCGCTGCTCGGCTTCGGGCGGTGGCCGGGGTGA
- a CDS encoding dipeptide epimerase, which translates to MAGVSVTWETLELHTARPFGIARWTHSTYPRTFVTFGRDGVVGRGEAAPNAFYGETGGTVAAVLPLLADALTDGWDWDGLHDRLTARMPSGHPSVKCALEMAALEWSARAAGVPVWRLLGLAPTPLPESSYTVSLGPLEDMRAGAREAVSRGHGVLKVKLGTGRDEAIVEALRAEAPGVRLRVDANAAWDRAGARRMLDVLDAARVELVEQPLAAGDLEGHAALRRVSRLPLVADESLHHVSDVPRLAGAFDGVNLKLAKLGGPLRALTALRLARAHGLQVMLGCMIESSLGIAAAAHLAGLADWADLDGALLLADDPFTGLQWEAGRLSRPTGVGWGVERA; encoded by the coding sequence GTGGCCGGGGTGAGCGTGACGTGGGAGACGCTGGAGCTGCACACGGCCCGGCCCTTCGGGATCGCGCGCTGGACGCACAGCACGTACCCGCGCACCTTCGTGACCTTCGGGCGGGACGGGGTGGTGGGCCGGGGCGAGGCCGCGCCGAACGCCTTTTACGGGGAGACGGGCGGGACGGTGGCGGCGGTGCTGCCCCTCCTGGCGGACGCGCTGACGGACGGGTGGGACTGGGACGGCCTGCATGACCGGCTCACGGCGCGGATGCCGTCGGGCCACCCCTCGGTGAAGTGCGCGCTGGAGATGGCGGCGCTGGAGTGGTCGGCGCGGGCGGCGGGCGTCCCCGTGTGGCGGCTGCTGGGCCTCGCCCCCACCCCGCTGCCCGAGAGCAGCTACACGGTGAGTCTCGGTCCGCTGGAGGACATGAGGGCCGGGGCGCGTGAGGCGGTCTCGCGCGGGCACGGGGTCCTGAAGGTCAAGCTCGGCACGGGGCGGGACGAGGCCATCGTGGAGGCGCTGCGGGCGGAGGCCCCCGGTGTCCGGCTGCGGGTGGACGCCAACGCGGCCTGGGACCGGGCGGGCGCGCGGCGGATGCTGGACGTGCTGGACGCCGCCCGTGTGGAGCTGGTGGAGCAGCCCCTCGCGGCGGGCGACCTGGAGGGGCACGCCGCGCTCCGGCGCGTGAGCCGCCTGCCCCTCGTGGCCGACGAGAGCCTGCATCATGTCTCGGACGTGCCCAGGCTGGCGGGGGCCTTTGACGGGGTGAACCTCAAGCTCGCCAAACTGGGGGGGCCGCTCCGTGCCCTCACCGCGTTGCGGCTGGCCCGTGCCCACGGCCTTCAGGTGATGCTGGGCTGCATGATCGAGAGTTCGCTGGGCATCGCGGCGGCGGCGCACCTCGCGGGGCTGGCGGACTGGGCTGATCTGGACGGGGCGCTCCTGCTCGCGGACGACCCCTTCACGGGCTTGCAGTGGGAGGCGGGGCGGCTCTCGCGTCCAACCGGGGTGGGCTGGGGGGTGGAGCGGGCGTGA
- a CDS encoding SMI1/KNR4 family protein has protein sequence MTEDELIMATRDRLAGPPSPIWEARDPRPPVTAEEWSTFEAAVGLPLPPLLRRVYMEIGDGGWGPWAGLCPLGVRGDEDEPWFSVLGQWEGGIEARDAVEAEDESYLLYFCNGGCVVFSVFDTTTGRVGLRDGEEPILWQADSLHDWFERWLVGEHVMSFGNPA, from the coding sequence GTGACGGAGGACGAGTTGATCATGGCGACCAGGGACCGATTGGCGGGTCCGCCCTCCCCCATTTGGGAGGCGCGGGACCCCCGGCCACCCGTGACTGCCGAGGAGTGGTCCACCTTCGAGGCGGCGGTCGGCCTGCCGCTCCCACCTCTCTTGCGCCGGGTCTATATGGAGATCGGGGATGGGGGGTGGGGACCGTGGGCGGGGTTGTGTCCGCTGGGCGTGCGTGGGGATGAGGACGAACCGTGGTTCAGCGTGCTGGGGCAGTGGGAGGGGGGCATCGAGGCTAGGGATGCAGTCGAGGCGGAGGATGAAAGCTACCTGCTGTACTTCTGTAACGGGGGATGCGTCGTGTTCAGCGTCTTCGATACGACCACGGGCCGCGTCGGGCTTCGTGACGGCGAGGAGCCGATCCTCTGGCAGGCCGACTCCCTCCACGACTGGTTCGAGCGGTGGCTGGTGGGCGAACACGTGATGTCCTTTGGGAACCCCGCGTGA
- a CDS encoding Gfo/Idh/MocA family protein, which yields MTTVAILGCGNRGADVYARHLTEQGARVTHLVDPHPARLAEVAARHGLGPQVCFPDVDAFFALGRVADAVVVATPDDAHVGPCVQALALGYDVLLEKPVCLDEAELEVLLAAEAASRGRVSVCHVLRTTPFFRAVRAVLDSGRLGRLVAVQHAENVSSWHYAHSYVRGNWRASPPAAPFVLAKSGHDLDLLRWFAGASPARVSSEGQLNHFRPQEAPPGAADRCVVCPVPDCPYDARVIYGGRDPHRWPVTVLTAGGVSLADALASGPYGRCVYHSDNDVVDHQAVTVVFGNGVTAQLTVSAFTHDNTRTLKLLGTHGELRGQMERGEIEVHSFRTGGVERVSVDAEGNHGGGDEALVAGWLASLRGEAGVPTPLAESLDSHRMAFAAERARGRGTVEELTVAR from the coding sequence GTGACCACCGTCGCCATCCTCGGCTGCGGCAACCGGGGCGCGGATGTGTACGCCCGGCACCTCACCGAACAGGGGGCGCGAGTGACGCATCTCGTCGATCCCCACCCGGCCCGGCTCGCGGAGGTGGCCGCGCGGCATGGGCTGGGGCCGCAGGTCTGCTTCCCCGACGTGGACGCCTTCTTCGCCCTCGGGCGGGTGGCGGACGCGGTGGTGGTCGCCACGCCGGACGACGCGCACGTGGGGCCGTGCGTCCAGGCGCTCGCGCTGGGCTACGACGTGCTGCTCGAAAAGCCGGTGTGCCTGGACGAGGCGGAACTGGAAGTCCTGCTCGCGGCGGAGGCGGCCTCGCGGGGCCGGGTGAGCGTGTGCCATGTGCTACGGACGACCCCCTTCTTCCGGGCGGTGCGGGCGGTCCTCGACTCGGGGCGGCTGGGACGGCTCGTCGCCGTCCAGCACGCGGAGAACGTGTCGTCCTGGCACTACGCGCATTCCTATGTGCGGGGCAACTGGCGCGCCTCTCCCCCCGCCGCGCCGTTCGTGCTCGCCAAGTCGGGGCATGACCTCGACCTGTTGCGCTGGTTCGCGGGGGCATCGCCCGCGCGGGTGAGCAGCGAGGGGCAGCTCAACCACTTCCGCCCCCAGGAGGCCCCTCCCGGCGCGGCGGATCGGTGCGTGGTCTGCCCGGTCCCCGATTGTCCCTATGACGCGCGGGTGATCTACGGCGGGCGCGACCCGCACCGCTGGCCCGTCACGGTGCTGACGGCGGGGGGCGTGTCACTGGCGGATGCCCTGGCGTCTGGACCTTACGGGCGCTGTGTCTATCACTCGGACAACGACGTGGTGGACCATCAGGCTGTGACGGTCGTCTTCGGGAACGGGGTGACGGCGCAGCTCACGGTGAGTGCCTTTACCCACGACAACACGCGGACGCTGAAGCTGCTGGGCACCCACGGCGAGTTGCGCGGCCAGATGGAGCGTGGGGAGATCGAGGTCCACAGCTTCCGCACAGGCGGGGTCGAGCGCGTGAGCGTGGACGCGGAGGGCAACCACGGCGGCGGGGACGAGGCGCTGGTCGCCGGGTGGCTCGCCTCCCTGCGCGGGGAGGCGGGGGTGCCCACGCCGCTCGCGGAGTCGCTGGACTCGCACCGGATGGCGTTCGCGGCGGAGCGGGCGCGGGGAAGGGGGACGGTGGAGGAGCTGACCGTCGCGAGGTAG
- a CDS encoding response regulator — protein MTAPDEAGETPPDLGLPLRLLVVDDEEQILELLGLTLGLHGFRVTPARSGPEALASALERPFDVIVLDVLMTPWDGFETIRRLHAALGPRLPPVVFLSGVGRAEQVPDLGPDLPTAYLVKPFRPSQLVEIIRRVAARTSE, from the coding sequence GTGACCGCCCCCGATGAAGCAGGGGAGACCCCGCCCGACCTGGGCCTGCCCCTGCGCCTGCTGGTCGTGGACGACGAGGAGCAGATTCTCGAACTCCTCGGCCTCACCCTGGGCCTCCACGGCTTCCGCGTCACCCCCGCCCGCAGCGGCCCCGAGGCCCTCGCCAGCGCCCTGGAGCGGCCCTTCGATGTCATCGTCCTCGATGTCCTCATGACCCCCTGGGACGGCTTCGAGACCATCCGCCGCCTGCACGCCGCTCTCGGCCCCCGCCTGCCCCCCGTCGTCTTCCTCTCCGGCGTGGGCCGCGCCGAACAGGTCCCCGACCTCGGCCCCGACCTCCCCACCGCCTACCTCGTCAAACCCTTCCGCCCCTCCCAACTCGTGGAGATCATCCGCCGCGTCGCCGCCCGAACTTCGGAGTGA
- the rho gene encoding transcription termination factor Rho: MTDPLPQHPGPLPFHELQQKILPELHLIAASHGIENYRKLKKDSLALAIMERQAGAEGQSLARGYLDISPDGYGFLQSDLLEPASRSTLVTAGVIKQFHLRTGDDVIGRARKPRENERYGTLLQVEAVNGLDPEAARRRPRFDDLTPTFPDAQLVLEDPGMDDGLSLRVVDLLVPIGRGQRALIVAPPKAGKTTLLKKIANSIVKNYPDVTVMVLLVDERPEEVTDFRESVQGAQVIASTFDEPPQHHVRVAEFVHERARRIVEDGGHVVILLDSITRLARANNLVTPPTGRTLSGGLDSNALHWPKRFLGAARNIRDGGSLTILATALVETGSRMDDVIFEEFKGTGNAELVLSRRLEERRIFPALDILKSGTRREELLLQPEVLKKMWLLRKVISDMDPADAMEMLLQRMGKTRNNVEFLQALAGG; this comes from the coding sequence GTGACCGACCCCCTGCCCCAACATCCCGGCCCCCTGCCCTTTCACGAACTTCAGCAGAAAATCCTGCCCGAACTCCACCTCATCGCCGCCAGCCACGGCATCGAGAACTACCGCAAGCTCAAGAAAGACTCCCTGGCGCTCGCCATCATGGAGCGTCAGGCGGGGGCCGAGGGCCAGAGCCTCGCGCGCGGCTACCTCGACATCAGCCCGGACGGCTACGGCTTCCTCCAGTCGGACCTCCTCGAGCCGGCGTCGCGCTCGACCCTGGTGACGGCGGGGGTGATCAAGCAGTTCCACCTGCGCACGGGCGACGACGTGATCGGTCGCGCCCGCAAACCGCGCGAGAACGAACGCTACGGCACCCTCCTGCAGGTGGAGGCGGTCAACGGCCTCGACCCCGAGGCGGCCCGGCGGCGGCCCCGCTTCGACGACCTGACGCCGACCTTCCCCGACGCGCAGCTCGTGCTGGAGGACCCCGGCATGGACGACGGCCTCTCCCTGCGGGTCGTGGACCTCCTCGTGCCCATCGGGCGAGGGCAGCGGGCCTTGATCGTCGCGCCGCCGAAAGCGGGCAAGACGACCCTGCTCAAGAAGATCGCCAACTCCATCGTCAAGAACTACCCCGACGTGACGGTGATGGTCCTGCTCGTGGACGAGCGCCCCGAGGAGGTGACGGACTTCCGCGAGAGCGTGCAGGGCGCGCAGGTCATCGCCAGTACGTTCGACGAGCCGCCCCAGCACCACGTCCGCGTCGCCGAGTTCGTCCACGAGCGCGCCCGCCGCATCGTCGAGGACGGCGGCCACGTGGTCATCCTCCTCGATTCCATCACCCGCCTCGCCCGCGCGAACAACCTCGTCACGCCGCCCACCGGGCGCACCCTCTCGGGCGGCCTGGACTCCAACGCGCTGCACTGGCCCAAGCGGTTTCTCGGCGCGGCCAGGAACATCCGCGACGGCGGCTCGCTGACCATCCTGGCGACGGCCCTCGTCGAGACCGGCTCGCGCATGGACGACGTGATCTTCGAGGAGTTCAAGGGCACGGGCAACGCCGAACTCGTCCTGTCACGAAGGTTGGAGGAACGCCGCATCTTCCCCGCGCTCGACATCCTCAAGTCCGGCACCCGCCGCGAGGAGTTGCTGCTCCAGCCCGAGGTCCTCAAGAAGATGTGGCTCCTTCGCAAGGTCATCTCCGACATGGACCCCGCCGACGCGATGGAGATGCTGCTTCAACGGATGGGCAAGACCCGCAACAACGTCGAGTTCCTGCAGGCCCTCGCGGGCGGCTGA